Proteins from a genomic interval of Candidatus Alcyoniella australis:
- a CDS encoding radical SAM protein: MSHRVQEPGQVRFFEDSQLVGEHFQRATPDYPDVIQLEITSVCNLRCVMCPIQLEKRERTADERIISLESLHELRELFENAYEIELTGFGEFLCHPQVIQALRLFRECGLNVHATSNGQLLTEPIANAIIEERLIDLLAFSLDAATKPTHDAIRPGGDFETIIENISRLAELKRDAKTVLPIVHLNFLAMEKNIDELPTFIELASRVGAEQVIVQGLCEDTQASVLSAQGATMIEAYERAAALAAKLGVRLEFWYMPIDAQKISGPTVRKVQVTQPLPGPSRLDCLYPWERVFIKSNLDVQVCATLWEELVMGNLRHSSFEQIWRSEGYRQLRQAMCGTSPPIECARHCTSKARRSPHTIEQLSTFVDLGKIDYDQLGLGFYPREVGDDGRPHRWVKRRSTVFLRNDGSPLLTIDLNVHPAAPELSGSLWINNKSAARFQTKGLWTTPLSFIVPPTDDEVLEIELRFERDVKGGEIDQRAVQLGEANRPLTAMVHRVELKGSIEMIGELIDFNSDPSGLFDLGWYPQEELGDSRGRWTTDRARFALLNNGATHLQLDLCVCGKVPGQKVSVSLCDNLIDEFTVERPGALLRNISLPQCDDKYLVFELRIDPAWNPPLPDTRQLGVFLSGARLARPTLLRRLRSR; the protein is encoded by the coding sequence ATGTCACACCGCGTACAAGAGCCTGGACAAGTCCGCTTTTTCGAGGACTCGCAGCTGGTCGGCGAACACTTCCAGCGGGCCACGCCCGACTATCCAGACGTGATTCAGCTCGAGATCACATCGGTCTGCAATCTACGTTGCGTGATGTGTCCGATCCAACTCGAGAAGCGCGAGCGCACGGCGGACGAGCGAATCATCAGCCTTGAAAGTCTGCACGAACTGCGCGAGTTGTTCGAAAACGCTTACGAGATCGAGCTAACCGGATTCGGCGAGTTCCTCTGTCACCCGCAGGTAATCCAGGCGCTGCGTCTGTTCCGCGAATGCGGTTTGAACGTGCACGCGACATCCAACGGCCAGCTGCTGACCGAACCCATCGCCAACGCCATCATTGAGGAACGGCTGATCGACCTGCTGGCTTTCAGCCTGGACGCGGCTACCAAGCCGACCCACGACGCGATCCGGCCCGGCGGCGACTTCGAGACAATCATCGAGAATATCAGCCGACTTGCGGAGCTGAAACGTGATGCAAAGACAGTGCTGCCGATCGTGCACCTGAACTTCCTGGCAATGGAAAAAAACATCGACGAGCTGCCCACGTTTATCGAGCTTGCCTCGCGCGTGGGCGCCGAGCAGGTGATCGTCCAGGGACTGTGCGAGGATACACAGGCCAGCGTGCTCTCCGCCCAAGGTGCAACGATGATCGAGGCCTACGAACGCGCCGCGGCACTTGCCGCCAAGCTCGGCGTCCGTCTCGAGTTCTGGTACATGCCTATCGACGCCCAGAAGATCAGCGGACCGACTGTCCGTAAGGTGCAGGTGACCCAGCCGTTACCCGGGCCCTCGCGCCTGGACTGCCTCTACCCCTGGGAGCGGGTGTTTATAAAGTCGAACCTCGACGTCCAGGTCTGCGCCACGCTCTGGGAGGAGCTGGTGATGGGCAACCTGCGCCACAGCAGCTTCGAGCAAATCTGGCGCAGCGAGGGCTATCGCCAACTGCGACAAGCGATGTGCGGAACTTCGCCTCCGATCGAATGCGCGCGTCACTGCACGAGCAAGGCCCGGCGCTCGCCACACACGATCGAGCAGCTCTCGACGTTCGTCGATTTGGGCAAGATCGACTACGACCAGCTCGGACTAGGGTTCTATCCTCGAGAAGTTGGCGACGACGGACGGCCGCACCGCTGGGTCAAGCGTCGCTCCACGGTCTTTCTGCGCAACGATGGCTCTCCACTCTTAACCATCGATCTCAACGTGCATCCAGCAGCGCCCGAACTTAGCGGCAGCCTTTGGATCAACAATAAAAGCGCTGCTCGTTTCCAGACCAAGGGACTATGGACAACGCCGTTGAGTTTCATTGTTCCGCCCACCGACGACGAGGTGCTCGAGATCGAGCTGCGATTTGAGCGCGATGTGAAAGGCGGCGAGATCGATCAGCGGGCTGTTCAACTCGGCGAGGCGAACCGTCCGCTGACCGCCATGGTCCACCGGGTGGAGCTTAAAGGCTCCATTGAGATGATTGGCGAGCTCATCGACTTTAACAGTGATCCGTCCGGACTATTCGACCTGGGCTGGTATCCGCAGGAGGAACTGGGCGATAGCCGCGGACGCTGGACCACCGATCGTGCGCGTTTCGCGCTACTGAACAACGGAGCGACCCATTTGCAGCTCGACCTCTGTGTTTGTGGAAAAGTGCCGGGGCAAAAAGTAAGTGTTTCGCTCTGCGACAATTTGATCGACGAGTTCACGGTCGAGCGTCCGGGAGCACTGCTGCGCAACATCAGCCTGCCGCAGTGCGACGATAAATATTTGGTCTTCGAATTGCGCATTGATCCGGCCTGGAACCCGCCGTTGCCAGACACCAGACAGCTCGGAGTGTTCCTCTCCGGCGCGCGACTGGCCCGACCCACGCTGCTTCGCAGGCTGCGCTCGCGATGA